Within Pygocentrus nattereri isolate fPygNat1 chromosome 17, fPygNat1.pri, whole genome shotgun sequence, the genomic segment tcatgatctttgggtcctcagacagcactgcattaaatgcAAACATGACTCTGTAGTAAAAATCACTGCCTGTGCtgcatccagacgacgtctttttcagggaaggccttgattatttcagcaagataatgccaAACCTCATTCTACATGTATTATAATAGCATTGTTCCGTattaagagtctgggtgctaaaatggcctgcctgcagtccagacctgtcaccactgaaaacatttggagggttatgaaatgaaaaatatgataaaggagaccctgaactgttgatcagctgaaatcctatgaaaaatggaaaacatttcactttcaaatttacagcagtgtctcctcagttcccaaactcttacagagtgttgttaaaagaagaggtgatgaaacacagtggtaaacatgcccctgttccaacttttttggaacatgttgttgtagttttttttctttaaaaatacgatttacatttcattgcattctatttttatttacattgtgcacAACAgtccaacttttttgtaaatggggttgtatttgcCCTGAAGATGAAATGTGTATGTTGCATTAAAAAAACCTGTACAGATCTTCAGTAATAAATACACAtcctttttgttattttatcatattgtgGGTTTATTATTTTGCAGATTGATCACTTTGGGTTTTTGGAGAATGGCACATTCAAGCAGAGGTTCCTTCTCAACGACAAGCACTGGCATCAGAAGAACAACCCAATTCTGTTTTATACTGGCAATGAAGGAGACATCACATGGTTTTGTAACAACACTGTAATTATGAAATTTAACTAGTTCATTCAAGTCATTCAATtcacttattcattcattcattcattcattcatttatattattatatcatttatCATTCTGGCGTTCTGTAGCCTTACAAGATTTTCCAGATAACACATCACTGTCACCTGTGCTTGTTATGTTTTCATTATATTCTTAAAAACTGTATGCAGTGCTAACCACATTCTCTTATGgtgcatttgtgtttttccctaTTTGTTATAGGGCTTCATGTGGGATGTAGCAGAGGAGCTGGGAGCCATGCTCATTTTTGCAGAACATCGCTACTATGGTGAATCGCTTCCATTTGGAGATGAATCTTACAGTGTAAGGAAAAATGTGTTGTAATTATAATTGTAGTTTGAAATAATAAGcatctttttgaaaaattacAATTTTCAATATCTTTTCTTGACTTGTCTGTCTTTCAGAATGCCAGTTATTTGAACTACTTGACATCAGAGCAGGCTTTAGCTGACTTTGCCAGGCTGATTGAAAACCTGAAGGAAAGTATTTCAGGAGCTCAGAACAGCCCTGTCATTGCCATTGGAGGGTCCTATGGTGGAATGCTGTCTGCATGGCTGAGGATGAAGTACCCCAGTGTAGTTATAGGGTgagtaatgaaataataaagacTTTTTTCACTACCTGATGAATTTCACATTGAAAGTTTGATATTATGACCTGTAGTATTTTTACAATCAGATGCCATTCAATAATTTAACTGTCCTCATAAGTGAAGATAAGTGTAAAGTTGCAGAAACTTCATGAGTGTTTTCCCAGCATTAAATATGTATCTCTAACTTAAGATTGTGTGAATTATTTGCCCTGTTCTCCTGCTACATTTGCTTATATTGCTAAGCATTGCTTATATAGATGTATGGTTTCCCACAGAAAGTTTGAGTGcacagcaaaaatgtaaaaattcagtCACAAGAATGTCAAACTCTAGAAACAAAAGGCCTCAGACGCTGTCATTATTTCTTACAGTGCTCTAGCTGCATCTGCTCCAATATGGCAGTTCACTGATATGGTGCCCTGTGGTGATTTCTACAAAATAGTCACGCAAGACTTTGCCAATAGCGGGATCAACTGCAGCAAAAACATCAGGAGGTCATGGATGGCTGTCAACAATGTATCCTCAACAGGTTTGTATGAAGGTGAAACTACTGAGGAGTGTAGGTCTTTAATTTTAGTCAGTTGTAGAAAAAAATAGAAGTGAAATCACTGAGTACTGTTTATCAAAGCATGTTGTCAGTTTACATTCAGATTAGGTATTAAGAACATTTCATTTAGAAGTGTTTAAAATGTATCCTTATAGTGTCTGTATTTGCGAGTGTTCCAGTTGTATTAGAGAAGAACTGATCCTGTAAACTGGATGaagttatattgttatattccTCAAAGGATCTTGCTCTGATTGATTAATTTTAGATGAAGGTCTGCAGTGGCTGTATAAGGAGTTTGGACTGTGCTCTCCATTGAAGGAAGAGGATGTGGGTGGCTTTAAGGGCTGGCTCCAGGAGACCTGGGTGAACTTGGCAATGGTCGATTATCCTTATGAGGCCAACTTTCTACAGCCCCTCCCACGCTGGCCTATTAAGGTACTGTACATTGAATTGACTTTCACAAGTTGCCTTTTACAAAAACAAGAAGTTTTCTTTGTAACAGGAACAGTTGATTCCATCATagtgaaatgaacagaaacagccAGAGACCATTGCAGGGTATTTGTTTTATCTTTGCGGCttgtttaaatgaaagaaagagaggagcaaAGCTTCTGTAGGTGAGATAAATGTTCATGAAAAGGATATGAGTGCTTTCGTAGTCAATACATTTTATGGCTGTCTGTGTGATCTCAGTGTGATCTATAGAAGTACTTGAGATGCAGTAGCAttctaaatacttttaaattggtgtttttaaatgtgagtAAGTAAACTAGAAGAATGAGTAAAGTGTATCTCAttgaggaaccaatcacacagAAATCAGTGAAACATGAAAGGTGCATCCTTTTCCTCTTCACCTCGCTCACTCCCAAAATGCACTAAAGATATGATTCACAAGATGGTGGGATTAATGTGTCTTTTAGAATACATATCACGGATTAAACGACTCCACCATGCCTCtgataataatacaaaaattaATCCTCTTTCTACCAATTTGAAAAGTGACTATAAAACAGCTCAGTCTGTGTGATTTTCTCTGAAACAAGCCCCTCATTAACGCTGTCCGAAACAAATTACTTGTGCCTATAAGGTGCAGGTCTTTTGTAATTGCTTGTTTACCCCAGGAGCATCATTAATATTCATAAGGTGCTGGTGTTGAATTTGTGCTCTCTTTGATCAGCTGCTAATGGTAGTTCCCCATTCTTTAACTCTACTTTTGCCACTAAGCTCCCTATTGAGAAACACTTTCAGATCTCTGAGGTGTTCTGTTCTGGGTACTCCAAGTGTGATCCATAAACAGAAGAGTAATAGCAGCATCTGCACTCTGTCTGACAAAGGAAAATACTTTCACCAGCACACTCTAGGGATGGGACATAGTGAGATTTAGTTTCATATGGAAATTTTGAAGTTAAGAAATGAGatgtatatttgtttatttaaactcCAAAACCTTCATATTCCTTGTATGCATTTGTCAGTGTGTTAatatttgtgattttgtttactatTTAAGTTGTGGGAGTAGTGCTTGTGCAACTGGGCTTGggatttgttttttattaattaatacaaTTAACCAGTTAATTTTATTAAGGAACATCTGTTCTGTTGTTCTATGCTGAAGAGCAAAATTGCTTTGCATCTCTTAAAAAAAATTTCCAGGGATACAGAAAATTGGGTGAATCTGTGTCAACAACACAGATCTGGGATTAGAGATTCTCATCTCATTGACTCTCATTTAGGTTTATTTTGGATCCGAACATCCTGATCCCAGATCAGAAGATTGCACTTGTCGCATATGCTGAAATGCGGGAAACATTTCAAACGTTTTCAAACGTGAGATGTAATGAAACAGTGTGTCAAATGCAGCACTTCAAATGAATCAAATCAGTTTTGAATCTTTTAAGAGGTTTAAGTTTGACATCACTGCTATGAATTATGcagtagctactatgaaacTGATAAACATAATAATTTATgtagaaataaatgaacaactGAAGTGTAGCTTCACATGTGATCCTTAAGGTTTGAGGGGTTCATTTACATGGCCAGGGCTTGCtgacacacttctgtaacctaagattAGCTTGACTAGTTTACATTGAGGTCCGTGTAGTTATTGAACAACAAGCcctagtatgtaataagcctggtaatttaaggggttaaagcaaATTACTTACTAGTATTCATATTACTCCTGATGTTTTTGGACAATTAGTTATGGTTTATAAAGGTCAACAAGAAAAGCCATTGTCTGCTCACCAGTGGGCAAGTTGTATATTCTTAAGaggatgttttatatttatatttaatcatatgtgtgtgtgttcttctgtgtataacattttattcttcatatatatatatatatatatatatatatatatatatatatatatatatatatatatatatatactcaagAAAACTAATTGTATGAATGTAATTCAGTTatgccacacatttccattcagtcAAATGGGGTCAGTACATACAAATAATGCTACCTCAGCTTAAATTTCAATTGTTAATGGAGCAGGATATAAacattttagtgcagtttattTGGGTTTGATTAGAATgtagttcttttttttattaattgaattctttcattattttttttgtccattttacatAAACCAATAACTTAAAGACAACAGAactaatttatttaatgtcagcatattttcagtttgtaaggcaaacttttttttttttataaatgaatGTACATGCTTATATCTGGCCACAAACTAAGAAGATCAAAAATGATACCTCTCAAAGCTCTGTAGATCATAATACCCATAATTATAAAGTAATTATAAGTAAtgaaataataacatttaatgtatttcaaataatgACATATATCCACATGAAAAAGACTATTTccaaagaaagatagaaagatcTGTAGATGCCAACAAAATCAGGTGTCATATCTGTATTTGAGCGTCCTTTTGCTCTGACAAAAAGAAAATTTTTGAGCGTTTTCGCCCAATTCTGATAATGTATGCGACCCCTATGGGTGTTTAAAGCGGTTTAGACAGTGGGTGCAAAGAGGGGGCTTTTTAATGACAAAGCTAATGTGATTATGTGAGTGACTGTGAGAAGGGGGCATTGAGGGCTTAGAGGAGGGAAATCTGTTGGCGGAGATGAATGTATAAGCCTAATCCCATCTGAAAAGTAGAGAGAAGATGCTTTAGAGAGCCACTGCATTTTTTGTCATGGTGTAAGTCTTAGCTTGGACATGTCTGTACCCTACCTCGTGCACAGACCACCTCCTCTTTTAGGGCTCAAACAAAAGCCTTAGCAACAAACTCTGCTAACTCCACTCTACTTGAACTCTTTAGCTACTGAATACCCAAGCTATGCCTCATATTAATGGCCAAAGAGTGCTGTGGGTATCACATATGTAGCAAACAGAAACTTTCATAAGCTACAACATTACTATAACACTGTTGGTTTTTCAGCCAGGGATTGCATGATGAATTAGTTTCCACATATAGAACTATGCTTTGTGTTTTCTGAGGTTTCTTTGTTTGCCTTGTTCTTGTTGATCTTAAACAACTCTAGATTCTTTGTGCCAACTCTCCAGCGATAAATTCTACTAAAGCTAAATTCCCTTCCACACAATTTCACATGCAAATCAGTTGATTCTTTAGAGAAAGTAGtggagtgtgttttttttctttttcccacgCGAATAGCTGTAGGAAACAGTCAATAAAAAACTgaccatttctgtaaatattgcattttaacTAATAGTGATGGTGAAATGTTGTGTGAAGGACATAAATATGTAAAGCTTGCTGTCATGTTCCTATTTTCTAGTGAATATATTGTGTCATATGCAAGCAAggcctttttttaaaacacacagtAAGCCTTATCCATGACTGAATTGTATTAAATAGCACAGTTATATTTTGCTAGTTATGCCAATCATTTTATGTCTGCTTTAGTCCAGAACATCCTGATTGTGAATCATCAGCTTGCAGTTATTTTTGCATATATCGAAATGCTGGAAACATTCAGAAACAATGTACCAAACACTGCTTCAGATGAATGAAATCAGTTTTGAATCTGAGGTTTAAGTTTGTCATCACTACTATAAATTTGGGTTTATATATCTATTAGGTTTTAAATCTATTACATTTTTATCTGAATACTTCATTACATTACGTATTCAAATAATGTGTGGAGTCCTTCCAAACTCCTGGCAGCAGTTGTAATTTGGGCTCcaacacttttttaaaatgtattatccAGTTTCACATCTGGAATTCTTCATGGCTCCTAAACTTACAAAATCAGACATGATTTGATCCATTCTGCAAACATTTTACAGTGCCATATCATTATTGCTTAAATGGTTTAAACATCCAAAATAATAGAAAAGTATATGAAACCTTTAGTACTGGCTGCAATCTCAACCAAACAGTTTCTTTGCATGCCTTTTGTAGTCCTGAGCAGTGATTAGAGGTATATTGATTCACCTCTctatacaaaaatacattttgttcagGTACaacattgtgcaaaagtcagaaatctCCCTCACTTATTTAACTTCAAGTTAAGATGGTCATAtgtatgtagtgtttttttgtccatccttcagactcaacactatgagtctgaaaaggtctgtagctgtcaagaagctgctaCTGAAAAAGGAATTggacaaaaatgaagagaatTTGCAAGTGAAGGAAAGAAGCTGCTCGTCTTCTCTAAATAATGAACTGATCACCCCGgagttcagacctcaacatcactgctctgctcCTCATCactgtttgggattatttggattgtgtgAAGTAGAAAATACAActaacatctaagactgaacttttgaattgtagaaaaataggaagaaaggaagctgtaataaaggcaaatggtgttgaatgctgagaaAAATGACAATATATGTGGTTGTTGACGCTTCACTGtcgtctttttaaaaaaaaagtattatgttttctgctttttttccctaatgccaaaaaatgaataatttatacttaattgctgttttgactggaaaataaactaACTGAGTATCTTCtgacagtactgtatattttataaatatcttGCTTGACTGGCCTTCAGAttacatcacagtgatttaGTGGAACTGAAGTCCGTGTTCAGTGCTCCGTTTCATCTGTTAGAACTCACTTGTTTGAGGATTCTGCAGCACAGCCTCACGCTGATCTGTAATCTATAGTATGCCCACTCTTAGGAGAGTTGAAGTGATATTGAATGTGTTCCCATTTTAAGCTGCCTGCTGACTGATAGAGGCCCAAGTCTTTCCTTTTGTAACCCTTAGAAACTTCAACAACTGCTGAGGTCCTGCGAAATCTCTTTTATCTGTGccttatttacagtatttaatcAGAATTCTGTTGTGAGGTTGTTTTATTATGCAGCGCAGGACAAATCCATACTTGAATCAATTGGAACATcttatatttatcattattatcctAGAGGTTCACATACTTCTTCAATCAATGACCTTAATTGTTTAAACCATTTTAATACGCCTAAGACAAAGTAAAATTAATGAAAGTACTATGCTTTTTTACAACTGCACTCCATGTAcctatattttcattttgtacaGCTCTATTACATATAATCTACTAATATTATAGTGTGTATTTATACTGTCACCATTAATtgtaattctttttttatttattcccaATGTTGGTTCAGGAGTATATGGTAATGTCATGCATTGTTTTGATTTCCAGGTTGTCTGCTCACACCTTCAGTTTGATACCGGTGTCTCAGACAAGCAGCTGTTACATGGCATTGCTCAGGCAGTGAAAGTGTACTACAACTACACAGGGACTGCTGTTTGCCTCAACATATCACAGACTGCTACCGGAAGTCTGGGCATCAGGGGTTGGTTCTACCAGGTAGAACTTCAACATGATTATCCAGCATGTTCACATTCAATATCAGTGTATAAACAACATGTGATGTACAAACTTTAAATATTGTATATAGGTACTGAAATAAGCTCATAGTGATGAGGATGACATAATTCAGCCCCACAGTGGTTGTTGGCCATAACTCAAAATTGTTGGTCATAACCTTATATTTGAGTTGTATGTTTCTGAAAGACTTTCTTCACTATTCCTTTACCAGGCATGTACAGAGATGGTGATGCCCATGTGTACTGATGGCATTCAAGACATGTTTGAGCCTCAGGTGTGGAACTTCCAGGCATTCTCTGATGAGTGCTATGAAATATTTGGAGTGCGGCCACGGGAGCACTGGGCTGGTACTGTTTATGGGGGGAAGAACATTGGCTCCCACAGCAACATCATCTTCAGGTGGGCAGTTACTCTAAACTTTTGTTACACCACTTATGTCAGAAGGTACTTGGTTTTTTGCTGAACTGCCCTCTGCAGGCTTGGCACCTAGTTTTGTGTGCTGATCTGTAAAGcctgaacaaaaaaaacttttttatttatgtattacaaATTATCAGCCACCACCTCGTAAATCATACAGGAACTCCAGATCACATGTAGACCAGTAATGATAACCCTTGGAAATCAAGAGTTATTGCTTTCAATTTTGCTGTACTGttcaaatataattacataattatgcattaaattaCATAGTGCAACAAAATGTATTTACCTTACTGTTCAAAGGTTTAGTCACTTGTTATCGTTTGTGTTAGTTTATTTACAGTCTAGATTTACATCTTACAAACAAGAAACagatatttttagatgttttattcagtgtttttaagaTCTTCAATATATGATTTTGAATTATGTGCTATAAATGATATGCtgtaattgtaaatgtaaaaattatttgAACGCTATAAAAGTGCACAAGACTGGCGTACGGAATGAGGCTTAATTGGTTTTAGATTGTTTATTCTAAACATTTGAACAGTGATGTCAAACTTTGAATattaatgtacatttaatttacattctgctTAATGTCAAAAGCTagcaaaataagcaaaaatgtgaaagatggtttctttttcattaggtaattttaaaaatctccaCTTTTTCCTCAGAACACGGCGGTTGTAATTTCTCCACATGTATCATTGAAGtataaatgagaaataatatCAGATTGCATCATGCTTTTATTATCaccagcaataactgcaacatGTAACGGTTAACATGCATCTCTGATGagttctcttctctcttcctgttCCAGTAATGGAGGTTTGGACCCCTGGATGAGTGGTGGTGTTACCAAGAACTTCTCAGACTCTCTTGTGGCCATTATGATTCCCGATGGAGCTCACCACCTCGACCTGCGCTACAATAATCAGTATGACCCACAGACTGTCATCCGTGCCCGGGCCCTGGAGGTGCAGTACTTCAAGAACTGGATCAAACATTCAACAATTACATGATGACCACTTTTGACTGTTGATAAAAATGGATCAAAGCTTGTGAAGTCTAAGCAAAACCAATCATGTCATTTATAATTGTTTACCTTAGTACAGGAAGTGCTGTGTGCCAAAGGCAATTTGTTTACTAAACCGGAccaaagaaggttttttttttttttgattcaTTTTTGTCAAGTCAGTCATTCTAATGATCATATGAACATGTTTCATCCTCTTACATTAGATTTCTTACATTAGATATGCAAATCACACATGGACATTTCGCATTGATTCATGTGTTAGGATGTTAATGCAGAGAAGCACTCcatatacatgtaaataatcCTCAGTGGAACAGTTTAAATATTGAAATGTCAAaagcaataaagaaaaataaaactttggaaGATTAGATGCAGTCTTAATGTGGAGTAAATGTAAAATCTTTCAAAGGTATTTTACTTCCACATCCCCCCTTTCTGCCTACCGCTATTCTATCCCAAAAAAGCCTATAAAATAACGAAATGCTGTCAtggtgaaaaaaaatcactaagtACAAGGGTTCATTTAAGAAAATCATTTAATTGCATTGCTTTAGTAATTAAGATGGTAATGTAAGAAGTTCATATCTCTTTTGTAACGGTACACGCATTGTGGAACCATAGGATTATCTAAGGATTAATTATACAATTAAAGCTGCAATTATAAAAGCATGTAAACATCATTTACCACCGAGAGAACATCTTTTGCATCCATTGCCTCCTCCCCTTTTCCGGTTAATATCTGGAATGCCTCAtgttatgaaatgtaaaatatttatgaGGAAGgtagaaatgaataaaagaaataaaaaaggaagggagaaagaaaggaagagtgaGAAGTACGGAAacgaaaaacaaagaaagaaaatgataaggagtaagaaagacagaaagaaaatatccctttttaaaaacagaagtcATTGCAGTGTAAATGCATATTAATAGAATCCAACAGAGATAACCCATTTCCTGCTCTTTCTTGGCCAGTGCTCCTGCGTGATTTAATGAAAACTCCACGGCAGACGTTGAGCAATAAAGTGGCTAGCGGGTGGCTAGAGGTGTATAACAGGGAGACCATGCCCCATGCAGACCGACCCGCAGGACTCCCCCAGACTGCCATTCATTCACCGGCAGCTCTAACCTCTCTAAACTGCTATACCTCGACATCTCCTCATCTTTTGCAGCCTGCCCCCTGCTAGCTGTATTATTAATACTACAGCCTGAGTGCGGAGGAGGTCTCTGGCCTGCTGGTGAGCTGTGGTTGAGGGGTGAGGCTCTGTAGATGAAATGAGGTTGAATGGGATGAAATGATGGATGATGATCAACCATTTTTAAAGGGTCACTAGAATTTCAGCTCTTGTCCTACTAGCACAACTGTGTCTGTAGGTATTTCTTTTGTTCTAACCATTCCTCACAATACTTGATTTAGAGGTGATGCATGAATATGGCTTGAATATCATTTGCCAGAAAGTttgaattttaaatgttaattataACCAGTCCTCGTTTTATTAAATATGGCCTATAATTACAACAGGTTATTTAGTGTACTCTTTTTAAGCTTGTGCATGAACCAACACTTATGTAGCCACTAGTGGCAGAGATTACCCTacttttaaactaaaaaaaatggaCTGTGTGTGGATAAAATCACAATTGTTCTGAGAATACCAGCATCTTCTTTATTTGATATGcaaattttctttgttttttttttttttcttttttggtctATTATCTTTTTTCATTAatgtcttcttgacagctatacataTTTTAGACCCATATTGTTgggttgttttctcacagtggaaggatggacagatgttttcagatctgaaacaagattggagcttgatttttctcccctctctcaaagatgaataTACTGTTGATCTGATTTTGACAGTTtcggtggtctaccaggtcttgcacagttgttaggagatATCAGTAAAAATGTGCAACACTTGCTCTATACACAGCAAAAAAGGTAACTTTTATTTAGTTAAAACTATGACTATGATCTTTTGGCCCACATGCAAAGCCTTCATCAGATATGCAAGACAAATGGACACCATTTTAAAACTCTCaaatcaaaaacataaaaatatagaaacgctgtttttcttcatcttattttcatggttgttaggagccccatttgcTCTGTACCTTTACCAGTTAAATTTAATAAGATATGAGCACACTGGGGAAAAGGGGTGTACAAAGTTGGAATAAATATGTATGGACACAGTTGCTGTTGGTGTTGATGCAGTTAAATACCTTTAAAGTAAAAGACCTCAGAGGACAGTTCAATGTCTTATACTTCAGTcatttagacttttttttataaacCCTCAGTGACCGCTATGGAACACTTACATTCTCTTATGCTTTGGAAGTAGCTTTTTGTAAAAAGGTtgtatacttaaaaaaaaaattcacccCTCTGGGCACAGCTGAATGTAAGCCATGTGGTATGATGTGAAATCATGAACTGTACTGAAACAGACAGTCTTCTTTACAGTTTTAGTGATAGAAATCAGGGGTCACTACAACGcaattatagccattttatttactatccaaagcaaTCAGTGAGCCTGTATGTGTCTTTCGTTTATttatgttaatgatggtaaaatcgtGTTAAATCCAAAAAAAATTTCTTTAGGGATCAAGGATGAAACAGAATAGTTGTGATCATTTTGAGCAATAGCTTCTGTGATATAACATTTGAGGGGCATTAAGTCACTGAATCACTATGTTTATAtcttagccatttaattatTCAAAAAGTTTGAACAATTTTTGGAATTCCCCTTGTTGTGAGCCATATCTTCTCAAGGCTTTGGTGCTGTCATTAATTTTACcatcctttcttctctctcgaCATTTCCATTAATCAAACTTCTTATTAGTATTCTGCTGACCCATAATGTAATGCAGACCACACACTACTGTGAAGAGattaggtttgtgtgtgtatttgcgtGTGTGTATAACCTGCTTTTGACGCCTGTAGTCGATGGAGAGGGAGTTCTGGGGGCCAGGgagagagggtgaaagagaaaaagagtgggTGCTGAGTTTGTAAATTCCCTAGGCAGAGGGCGGGGTGCGCAGTGTGTAACGATAACCAAACAATGCTCACTTTCAATGGTCCGTTTGCTTAAGCAGCTTTCCAGGGACGTGAATCGCAAGCGGAAAGATGAATGTTGTTTCACTGCTTGCCTCATTTGTTCTCCCCCCAAGACATTTGTTCACCTCAATCTGAccttgtttattgtttttccccCTCTAATAATTTGTGTTGTGGGAGGTACAATGATCTTTTGTCTGTGGATATGTTTTGTATGTAGTGTAAAAAGCCAAATGTCAGAAGTTGCAGACTTCTATTTGTGTCCGCTTTCTCAACATGTATTTCTTCCAGACAAAACACACTGGGACGTTTTTGGAAGTTCAAGTGGTCAGGAATCccttttgtctcttttctttaatgtaatgcaattctccttttttccccccttcccTCTCCCCAGTGTTCAGCTCCCAGCCCCCTCTGATCCCCTCACCCTTTATGTGGCCATAGAAACTTGT encodes:
- the LOC108426952 gene encoding lysosomal Pro-X carboxypeptidase, encoding MRALPGPASLSAALLLMLSAGFHVAALKTPHLLGRHRLARSFSQQRAVFYKTLYFDQQIDHFGFLENGTFKQRFLLNDKHWHQKNNPILFYTGNEGDITWFCNNTGFMWDVAEELGAMLIFAEHRYYGESLPFGDESYSNASYLNYLTSEQALADFARLIENLKESISGAQNSPVIAIGGSYGGMLSAWLRMKYPSVVIGALAASAPIWQFTDMVPCGDFYKIVTQDFANSGINCSKNIRRSWMAVNNVSSTDEGLQWLYKEFGLCSPLKEEDVGGFKGWLQETWVNLAMVDYPYEANFLQPLPRWPIKVVCSHLQFDTGVSDKQLLHGIAQAVKVYYNYTGTAVCLNISQTATGSLGIRGWFYQACTEMVMPMCTDGIQDMFEPQVWNFQAFSDECYEIFGVRPREHWAGTVYGGKNIGSHSNIIFSNGGLDPWMSGGVTKNFSDSLVAIMIPDGAHHLDLRYNNQYDPQTVIRARALEVQYFKNWIKHSTIT